In a genomic window of Vallitalea okinawensis:
- a CDS encoding mechanosensitive ion channel family protein has translation MENHIINLKENVIEKLLAISPDDILGFIIGVLITIFVAFVSQKISKKIILRMTKKVVARTKNEWDGKLYDRKVFHRLSHIIPGFIILIVASVVGTLFENNIYGEVIYSAGGIYLVITVILVINASLNAIGDILREHSALKQLPINSYIQIIKIAFFGFFGLLLVGDLLIDQSFFMTLIGGIGGISAVSLLVFRDSITGFMSGIILMTNEMVKVGDWIEVPHFNADGEVVDMTLNTVKVKNWDNSITTIPPYSLLSDSFVNWENMQRLSARRIKRHLNIDINSVRFADDDLIHQLVNKKLLSEDILRERQCTNIGLFRQYAVSYLKNHEHIRKDLTCMVRQLQPGEQGIPIEAYAFSGITNWVSYENLQAEIIENFIAVLPSFGLKLHQNPSGSDFQQLSKSNE, from the coding sequence ATGGAAAATCATATTATAAATTTAAAAGAAAATGTAATTGAGAAATTATTAGCAATTTCTCCTGATGATATATTAGGATTTATCATTGGAGTTTTGATAACGATTTTTGTAGCCTTTGTATCCCAAAAAATAAGTAAAAAGATTATTCTAAGGATGACTAAAAAGGTAGTTGCAAGAACTAAGAATGAGTGGGACGGTAAACTTTACGATCGTAAAGTATTTCATCGACTATCACATATAATACCTGGTTTCATCATATTAATTGTTGCCAGTGTTGTCGGAACATTATTTGAAAACAATATTTACGGTGAAGTGATCTATTCAGCTGGTGGTATCTACCTCGTTATTACAGTTATTCTTGTAATTAATGCATCTTTAAATGCAATAGGCGATATCTTAAGAGAGCATAGCGCCTTAAAGCAATTACCCATTAATAGCTACATACAAATTATTAAAATAGCATTTTTCGGGTTTTTTGGTTTGTTACTAGTTGGTGATTTACTGATAGACCAAAGTTTTTTTATGACTTTAATAGGTGGGATTGGTGGTATATCAGCTGTATCACTATTGGTTTTTAGGGATTCTATTACTGGTTTCATGTCAGGAATTATTCTGATGACAAATGAGATGGTTAAAGTAGGGGATTGGATAGAAGTACCGCACTTTAATGCTGATGGAGAAGTTGTTGATATGACTTTGAATACAGTTAAAGTGAAGAACTGGGATAATAGTATTACAACGATTCCGCCCTACTCCCTCTTAAGTGATTCTTTTGTCAACTGGGAGAATATGCAACGATTGAGTGCAAGAAGAATAAAACGTCACTTGAATATTGACATCAATTCTGTGAGATTTGCTGATGACGATTTAATCCATCAATTAGTTAATAAAAAACTTCTATCAGAGGACATATTGCGTGAGAGGCAATGTACAAATATTGGTTTATTTAGACAGTATGCAGTAAGCTATTTGAAAAATCATGAGCATATACGAAAGGACTTGACTTGTATGGTGCGACAGCTTCAGCCTGGAGAACAAGGTATACCTATAGAAGCTTATGCCTTTAGTGGTATAACCAATTGGGTCAGTTACGAGAATTTACAGGCAGAAATTATAGAAAATTTTATTGCTGTTTTGCCATCTTTTGGATTGAAGTTGCATCAGAATCCTTCGGGAAGTGATTTCCAACAATTGAGTAAATCAAATGAATAA
- a CDS encoding LacI family DNA-binding transcriptional regulator — MATIKDIARVAGVSPATVSRVLNSDPKLSVANETRAKILEAAKSLKYEKKKQVLYRENMKLGIIDWFVQKKRTDDPYYYYLWTALQQKCSEHRIQLISLPEELCGYDQVDGIIIIGAIDDNQLGKVLEVSEHITFVDNYFNEYQYDYVGIHYRFGVSKALEYLLSLGHREIAFIGGKHESDFGDSRYKVYKDFMEKENIYNNADVYLNSFNAEAGYQLMRELLNKDKRPTACLVASDTMAAGVLRALYEEDVKVPEDMSIVGFNDLPTSKYMNPPLTTVRIPIEEVAEAIIDTVINRIKSKRIVGRTVLVPTQLIIRDSCQGI; from the coding sequence ATGGCAACTATTAAAGATATAGCAAGAGTAGCAGGGGTATCCCCTGCTACTGTTTCAAGGGTTTTAAATTCTGATCCCAAGTTATCTGTAGCTAATGAAACTCGTGCAAAAATCCTTGAGGCAGCTAAGTCTCTAAAATACGAAAAGAAAAAGCAAGTTCTATATAGAGAAAATATGAAACTAGGAATTATTGATTGGTTCGTACAAAAGAAAAGAACTGACGATCCCTATTACTATTATCTATGGACAGCATTACAACAAAAATGCTCAGAGCATCGTATTCAACTAATTAGTTTACCAGAAGAATTGTGTGGATATGATCAAGTTGATGGGATCATCATTATTGGAGCCATAGATGATAATCAACTTGGAAAAGTGCTGGAAGTAAGTGAACACATTACATTTGTGGATAACTATTTTAATGAATATCAGTATGATTATGTAGGGATTCATTATCGATTTGGGGTCTCAAAGGCACTTGAGTATTTACTAAGCTTAGGGCACAGAGAAATAGCTTTTATTGGCGGGAAGCATGAAAGTGACTTTGGTGATTCACGTTATAAAGTATATAAAGATTTCATGGAAAAAGAAAATATATACAATAATGCTGATGTGTACCTAAACAGTTTTAATGCAGAAGCTGGTTATCAACTTATGCGTGAACTGTTGAATAAAGATAAACGTCCAACAGCATGCTTGGTAGCTAGCGATACCATGGCAGCAGGTGTTTTGAGAGCTCTCTATGAAGAAGATGTTAAGGTACCAGAGGATATGAGTATTGTAGGGTTTAATGATCTGCCTACAAGCAAGTACATGAATCCACCTTTAACCACTGTTAGAATACCTATTGAAGAGGTAGCAGAAGCAATTATAGACACAGTTATTAACAGAATAAAGAGTAAGCGTATAGTAGGTCGTACAGTGTTAGTTCCCACTCAATTAATTATAAGAGATAGTTGTCAGGGAATCTAA
- a CDS encoding alpha-galactosidase yields MAIYYNQEQRTFHLQNDKISYIMSIMRNGQLGHLYFGKRVNDNNHFTRMHVMAKRGFTCYAYEGDTTFSLDLMRQEYPSYGTTDFREPAFQISQENGSRITDFKYKSHRIYSGKPELTDLPATYVESPEEAETLEIHLLDDVINCKIILYYSIFKDYAAIARSAQFINHSHEELNLTRALSMSIDLPDSDYDMVYLAGKWTRECHLKKRPLNAGLQGISSSRGASSSIQNPFFALAREKTDENVGEVYGFSFVYSGNFLGQVEVNFDDEARVSMGINPFDFNWLLTSSESFQTPEVVLTYSDRGFNGMSQTYHSLYRNRLVKSSWRDQVRPILINNWEATYFDFTESQILKLAQEAKDLGIELFVLDDGWFGQRHDNTSSLGDWFPNKEKLPHGIKGLAEKIEDLGLKFGLWFEPEMISKKSILFEKHPDWRIQVINRPLSHGRNQYILDFTREEVVNYVFDMMAQILDDAPVSYVKWDMNRFMTEVGSLALPPKRQGEVAHRYILGVYRLYRKLSHAFPNILFESCASGGGRFDPGMLYHAPQTWTSDDTDAIERTMIQYGTSYVYPLSSMGSHVSAVPNHQVGRMTPLSTRGNVAYFGTFGYELDVTSMTDEEKEEVKEQIAFFKENRLLIRQGLFYRMDNPFDKKRNFTSWMVVSEDQKEALVGYYYLLAQPDTRYDILNLTGLDTDQLYRIEGMDGEYFGDELMQIGVIIHGKKDFHSGLLRLKAIDK; encoded by the coding sequence ATGGCTATCTATTATAATCAAGAACAAAGAACATTCCATTTACAAAATGATAAAATCAGTTACATAATGAGTATTATGAGAAATGGTCAATTAGGGCATCTGTATTTTGGAAAGAGGGTGAATGATAATAATCATTTTACACGTATGCATGTGATGGCTAAGCGTGGATTCACCTGTTATGCATATGAAGGTGATACAACTTTTTCATTGGATCTTATGCGTCAAGAATATCCGTCCTATGGCACAACTGATTTTAGAGAACCAGCATTTCAAATTAGTCAAGAAAACGGTTCTAGGATCACGGATTTTAAATATAAGTCTCATCGTATATATAGTGGGAAACCAGAACTTACTGATCTTCCAGCCACATATGTAGAGTCACCTGAAGAAGCAGAGACTCTGGAAATTCACCTCTTAGATGATGTGATTAACTGTAAAATTATTTTATATTATTCCATATTTAAAGATTATGCAGCTATTGCACGTAGTGCTCAGTTCATCAACCATAGTCATGAAGAGCTTAATTTAACAAGAGCTTTAAGTATGTCTATAGACTTACCTGATTCGGATTATGATATGGTTTATTTAGCGGGTAAGTGGACACGAGAATGTCATCTAAAAAAGCGTCCACTTAATGCTGGATTGCAAGGCATATCCAGTTCAAGAGGGGCTTCAAGTTCCATACAAAACCCCTTCTTTGCACTAGCTAGAGAAAAGACTGATGAAAATGTAGGTGAAGTCTATGGGTTTAGCTTCGTATATAGTGGGAACTTCTTAGGGCAGGTAGAAGTCAATTTTGATGATGAAGCAAGGGTGAGCATGGGTATTAACCCCTTTGACTTCAATTGGCTTTTAACCAGTAGTGAAAGCTTTCAAACACCTGAGGTTGTCTTAACTTATTCCGATAGAGGATTTAATGGTATGAGTCAAACTTATCATTCCCTATACCGTAATCGATTAGTTAAGAGTAGCTGGCGTGATCAAGTACGTCCTATTCTGATTAATAATTGGGAAGCTACTTATTTTGATTTTACAGAAAGTCAAATTTTAAAACTTGCTCAAGAAGCTAAAGATCTGGGTATAGAATTATTTGTATTGGATGATGGATGGTTTGGACAACGTCATGACAATACGTCATCCTTGGGGGATTGGTTTCCTAATAAAGAAAAATTACCTCATGGCATTAAAGGATTAGCTGAAAAGATCGAGGACTTAGGATTAAAATTTGGCTTATGGTTCGAACCGGAAATGATTAGTAAGAAAAGTATACTTTTTGAAAAGCATCCTGACTGGCGGATACAAGTGATTAATCGTCCTCTCTCCCATGGAAGAAATCAGTACATCTTAGATTTTACAAGAGAAGAAGTAGTTAACTATGTTTTTGATATGATGGCCCAGATTTTAGATGATGCACCTGTTTCATACGTTAAATGGGATATGAATCGATTCATGACTGAGGTGGGCTCATTAGCTTTACCTCCGAAGAGGCAAGGAGAAGTGGCCCATCGCTATATCTTAGGTGTCTATCGTTTATACCGCAAACTAAGCCATGCTTTTCCGAATATACTTTTTGAATCCTGCGCAAGTGGTGGAGGGCGATTTGATCCCGGAATGCTATATCATGCACCTCAAACATGGACAAGTGATGATACAGATGCTATAGAAAGAACGATGATTCAATATGGAACATCTTATGTTTATCCGTTATCAAGTATGGGCTCTCATGTATCTGCGGTTCCTAATCATCAGGTTGGTCGCATGACACCTCTTTCAACTCGAGGTAATGTAGCATACTTTGGAACTTTTGGTTACGAGTTAGATGTGACATCAATGACCGATGAAGAGAAGGAAGAAGTTAAGGAACAGATTGCTTTCTTTAAGGAAAATCGTTTACTCATCCGCCAAGGACTCTTTTACCGTATGGATAATCCTTTTGATAAGAAACGAAACTTTACTTCTTGGATGGTCGTATCAGAAGATCAAAAGGAGGCTTTAGTAGGCTATTACTACCTGTTAGCTCAACCAGACACAAGATATGATATACTGAATTTAACTGGTTTAGACACGGATCAGCTTTATAGGATTGAAGGTATGGATGGGGAGTATTTTGGTGATGAGCTAATGCAAATAGGGGTAATAATTCATGGAAAGAAGGATTTTCATTCAGGTTTACTTCGTTTAAAAGCAATTGATAAATAG
- a CDS encoding ABC transporter substrate-binding protein, with protein MINIGLKRLNALIMCIIIGVSTLLVACDKEEVSKDNDVNYVTQGSNGEKMVLKVASPNYLHKTDAVDFERFEFLNPTIDIQMTDYSGWFHDTEKLQLFSKKLNLDLLAGVNLDIIEVSSINIDKYVDKKYLLELNDLMDQDEKFKYENFYPNIMEDIKYGESFYFMPREIYPILYYVNEEESRKLDWEVDDHYMSWEQFTDYAITLDESGEDSYLFLSQKYVSFILDIIKCNYNEFITEDGTVEMDALIPMLKDMEEITKLVHPRATDMYSIMNKSKVVMNSELWFTPLVYTFIKYMMGTRDIDYTRVPNLNNDLESYPYDISIAYAISATSQHQEEAWEFLRHSITYRNKKEIEQMANLLGNRAEMEYCYNLAKVDRYALSIIPKVEVEEYYDILAYYDNLNNLVRMDIVIENLIVEEINNYVNGFITVEDMIQNIENKVNIYINE; from the coding sequence ATGATTAATATAGGATTGAAAAGGTTAAACGCTCTGATAATGTGCATAATAATAGGCGTTTCAACTCTGTTGGTTGCTTGTGATAAGGAAGAAGTTTCAAAAGATAATGATGTCAATTATGTCACGCAAGGTAGCAACGGTGAAAAAATGGTTCTGAAGGTAGCGTCACCTAACTATCTACATAAAACCGATGCTGTTGATTTTGAACGTTTTGAGTTTCTAAATCCGACTATTGACATTCAAATGACAGATTATTCAGGTTGGTTTCACGATACAGAAAAACTTCAATTATTTAGTAAAAAACTGAACTTAGACTTATTAGCTGGTGTGAACTTAGATATTATTGAAGTATCAAGCATCAATATTGATAAGTATGTGGATAAAAAATATCTTCTAGAACTTAATGATCTTATGGATCAAGATGAAAAGTTTAAATATGAAAACTTTTATCCCAATATAATGGAAGATATTAAATATGGGGAAAGTTTTTATTTCATGCCACGAGAGATTTATCCAATTCTCTATTACGTTAATGAGGAAGAATCTAGAAAATTGGATTGGGAAGTAGATGACCACTATATGTCTTGGGAGCAGTTTACTGACTATGCGATAACTTTAGATGAGTCTGGAGAAGATAGTTATCTTTTCTTATCTCAAAAATATGTTAGCTTTATTTTAGATATCATAAAATGTAACTACAATGAGTTTATCACTGAAGACGGTACTGTCGAAATGGATGCTTTAATCCCCATGCTTAAAGATATGGAGGAAATAACCAAGTTAGTTCATCCACGAGCCACGGACATGTATTCAATCATGAATAAATCCAAAGTAGTTATGAACAGTGAGCTATGGTTTACACCACTGGTTTATACATTTATAAAGTACATGATGGGGACTAGAGATATTGATTATACACGTGTACCAAATTTAAACAATGATTTAGAGAGTTATCCCTATGATATATCCATTGCTTATGCTATAAGTGCTACCTCACAACATCAAGAAGAAGCTTGGGAATTTTTGAGGCATAGTATTACATATAGAAATAAAAAGGAAATTGAACAAATGGCCAACTTATTAGGGAACAGAGCTGAAATGGAATATTGTTATAACCTTGCAAAAGTTGATCGATATGCTTTATCAATTATTCCCAAAGTGGAGGTTGAAGAATATTATGATATTTTAGCTTACTATGACAATCTTAATAATCTGGTTCGAATGGATATCGTAATCGAAAATCTCATTGTAGAAGAAATCAATAATTATGTCAATGGTTTCATCACTGTTGAAGATATGATCCAAAACATTGAGAATAAGGTTAATATATACATCAATGAATAA
- a CDS encoding extracellular solute-binding protein — protein sequence MKYNRDKGGGIINNRLKMIISIFCTFILFIVTSCANMSSNIDIEDIESIMMEDKIALIMATPNYNARMKGDIFEHYELLHSDIDIQLTDYSGSIRGTDSRRLFNTKLNLDILSGKQIDLIDVSTINLDKYIEKSYFLELNDLMEQDYRFQMENYFPKVMESIRYGNSYYYMPRAIHPILYYVNKEESKDFNWQIDNQSISWDDFYNNITLLEQSGENNYVFTEQAHEYFILNLIKVNLDFYTTEDGFVELDPLIPKLKELEKNKRVIHPYAIDLVSSNKAGKVILEPGYGLDPEILTALKMRMETREVSFISPPNLSAEQELYPFTISEPYAICVNTAFPEETWLLLKYLITVRIPLVLDPLSNRLLNFSEMEGEYYSHRVDQYDRRFRLVPKVTEEEYQDILELYDNLNYLVTMSADLESMIMGEIISYTSGIISMEEMIQQVENKINLYMNE from the coding sequence ATGAAATATAACAGAGACAAAGGTGGTGGGATTATTAATAATAGATTAAAGATGATTATATCAATATTTTGTACTTTTATATTATTTATAGTTACATCCTGTGCTAATATGTCTAGTAATATTGATATAGAAGATATTGAGTCAATTATGATGGAAGATAAGATTGCCCTTATAATGGCAACTCCAAATTATAATGCCAGAATGAAAGGTGATATCTTTGAACATTATGAACTTTTGCATTCAGATATTGATATCCAATTAACAGATTATTCAGGATCTATCCGAGGAACTGATAGTAGAAGATTGTTTAATACAAAATTGAATTTAGATATTTTATCAGGTAAACAGATTGATTTAATTGATGTGTCAACTATTAATCTGGATAAATACATAGAAAAAAGCTATTTTTTAGAACTGAATGATCTAATGGAACAAGATTATAGATTTCAAATGGAAAATTATTTTCCAAAGGTGATGGAGAGTATTCGTTATGGTAATAGCTACTACTATATGCCTAGAGCTATTCACCCTATTCTCTATTATGTTAATAAAGAAGAATCAAAAGATTTTAATTGGCAAATTGATAATCAATCTATCTCTTGGGATGATTTTTATAATAATATTACACTCTTGGAGCAATCTGGTGAAAATAATTATGTCTTTACTGAACAAGCTCACGAGTATTTTATATTAAACTTAATTAAGGTGAATTTAGATTTTTATACAACAGAGGATGGATTTGTTGAATTAGATCCATTAATACCTAAGTTGAAAGAGTTAGAAAAAAACAAGCGGGTAATTCATCCTTATGCTATCGATCTAGTTTCTTCTAATAAGGCTGGTAAGGTGATTTTAGAGCCAGGATATGGTTTAGATCCAGAAATTCTTACAGCTCTCAAGATGAGAATGGAAACAAGAGAGGTAAGTTTTATAAGTCCTCCTAATCTGTCAGCTGAGCAAGAACTATATCCTTTTACTATTTCAGAGCCATATGCCATATGTGTAAATACAGCATTTCCGGAAGAAACTTGGTTATTGCTCAAGTATCTTATAACAGTAAGGATACCATTGGTGCTGGACCCTCTATCCAATAGATTGCTGAACTTCTCAGAGATGGAAGGTGAGTACTACTCCCATAGAGTAGATCAGTATGATCGTAGGTTTAGATTGGTACCAAAGGTAACAGAGGAAGAGTATCAAGATATTTTGGAGTTATATGACAATCTGAATTATCTTGTAACCATGAGTGCTGACCTGGAGAGTATGATTATGGGCGAAATTATTAGTTATACATCAGGAATAATCAGTATGGAAGAAATGATTCAACAAGTTGAAAATAAAATTAATCTTTATATGAATGAATAA
- a CDS encoding heavy-metal-associated domain-containing protein, translating to MKHLRVEVNSIANATSKTQIKNALDKIEGVDEVSVDRAESTIKVEYKEPATEQVIKNTIEHAGHKIEREW from the coding sequence ATGAAACATTTAAGAGTTGAGGTTAATTCCATAGCCAATGCAACTTCGAAAACACAAATCAAAAATGCACTAGATAAAATTGAAGGCGTTGATGAAGTATCCGTAGATAGGGCTGAGAGTACAATAAAGGTGGAGTATAAAGAACCTGCAACTGAACAAGTAATCAAAAACACAATTGAGCATGCCGGTCACAAAATAGAAAGAGAATGGTAA
- a CDS encoding DUF6485 family protein, protein MSCQKDCRCTQISCPRHGNCCQCVSHHRDRNELPGCFFTPEGEKTYDRSIHNYLKDLDNRK, encoded by the coding sequence ATGAGCTGTCAAAAAGATTGTCGTTGTACTCAGATCTCATGTCCAAGACATGGTAATTGCTGTCAATGTGTTTCACACCATCGTGATAGAAATGAACTACCAGGTTGCTTTTTTACTCCAGAAGGTGAAAAAACATATGATCGTTCTATACATAACTATTTGAAAGATTTAGATAATCGTAAATAA
- a CDS encoding CotH kinase family protein: MKWLRIITAFIGILVMLLSIDGVMSQSVDTMSDTDGSIVNQVVFPHNEVVDVFIDIDEEVYSEMIENAMNEEIVMADITYNDYTFSQIGIRTKGNSSLSQVANSDSDRFSFKVDLDYYIDDQNFYGITKLNLNNIFSDPTMMAEYLGYEMLAELDADASRTTYVALYINDEYKGLYLSVEQVNETFLLDHFDNATGELYKPDMGTGSDLVYISDNGADYTGMFPENLEAYDNDDLVELIKGIEEGDDLESVLNVDSFLKYLAMSTVTIHMDTYQAGMYHNYYLYNNDGVFEWIAWDLNMIFNGFPRTGLTDEEATEFLIDEPVIGAMEKYPLVEAVFENEEYVSRYHDYIEILLDDYLSQTNFTDKVMSTYEMIKDYVEIDPSSFYTYEEFESALFMDSNYSLSLLSFVNQRSANIREQLDGTIPATNNGQGNVGSGGGMRGGGMKNQGDMQPPMQEGTESQMNGEAGKGKGEKLNMENNAGKGGQMNGFPPDINLEDIDLEELPEELRTYIENGEMPPMDLVMAFKDDLPEGLIPAGGFSPGKVEQVQENEPVDMQSALINIGLLIVTSLGMIGFSYYLKKK; the protein is encoded by the coding sequence ATGAAATGGCTTAGGATTATAACGGCTTTTATTGGGATTTTAGTGATGCTATTATCGATAGATGGTGTGATGTCACAAAGTGTGGATACAATGAGTGATACTGACGGGAGCATTGTTAATCAAGTGGTATTCCCTCATAACGAAGTTGTTGATGTCTTTATTGATATTGATGAAGAAGTTTATAGCGAAATGATTGAAAATGCAATGAATGAAGAGATAGTTATGGCGGACATAACTTATAACGACTATACTTTTAGTCAAATTGGTATACGAACAAAAGGTAATTCCAGTTTAAGTCAGGTTGCAAATAGTGATAGTGATAGATTCAGCTTTAAAGTCGATTTAGATTACTATATTGATGATCAAAACTTTTATGGGATCACCAAACTGAACCTTAATAATATATTCAGTGATCCAACTATGATGGCAGAGTATCTAGGCTATGAGATGTTAGCAGAGCTAGATGCTGATGCATCAAGAACTACTTATGTTGCTTTATATATCAATGATGAATACAAGGGACTATATCTTTCGGTAGAACAAGTCAACGAAACTTTCTTGCTGGATCATTTTGATAATGCTACAGGTGAACTTTATAAACCAGATATGGGTACTGGTAGCGACTTGGTCTATATTTCTGATAATGGTGCGGACTATACTGGGATGTTCCCTGAAAATTTAGAGGCTTATGATAATGATGATCTAGTTGAATTAATCAAGGGAATTGAGGAAGGTGATGATTTAGAATCCGTTCTTAATGTGGACTCTTTCCTTAAATATTTAGCTATGAGTACGGTAACTATCCATATGGACACTTATCAAGCGGGGATGTATCACAATTATTATTTATACAATAATGATGGTGTATTCGAGTGGATTGCTTGGGACCTCAATATGATTTTTAATGGCTTTCCTAGGACCGGGTTAACTGATGAGGAAGCAACAGAGTTTTTGATAGATGAACCTGTCATTGGAGCTATGGAAAAATACCCTCTAGTAGAAGCTGTATTTGAGAATGAAGAGTACGTTTCACGCTATCATGACTATATAGAAATCTTATTAGATGACTATTTGTCACAGACTAATTTTACAGATAAAGTGATGTCAACCTATGAGATGATCAAGGATTACGTGGAAATTGACCCATCATCTTTTTATACCTACGAGGAATTTGAATCAGCACTTTTTATGGATTCGAATTATAGTTTAAGCTTATTAAGTTTTGTTAATCAAAGAAGTGCTAACATTCGTGAGCAACTTGATGGTACTATACCAGCTACCAACAATGGGCAGGGTAATGTTGGTAGTGGTGGTGGAATGAGAGGTGGTGGCATGAAAAACCAAGGTGATATGCAACCTCCAATGCAAGAAGGTACAGAGAGCCAGATGAATGGTGAAGCGGGAAAAGGCAAAGGTGAGAAGCTTAACATGGAAAATAATGCAGGAAAGGGAGGACAGATGAATGGTTTTCCACCAGATATAAATCTAGAGGATATCGATTTGGAAGAACTTCCAGAAGAATTAAGAACTTATATTGAAAATGGTGAAATGCCGCCTATGGACCTAGTTATGGCATTTAAAGATGATTTACCAGAAGGTTTAATACCTGCTGGAGGTTTTTCCCCAGGAAAGGTTGAACAGGTACAGGAAAATGAACCAGTTGATATGCAAAGTGCTTTAATTAATATAGGGTTACTCATAGTAACATCATTGGGCATGATTGGTTTTTCATACTATTTAAAGAAAAAGTAA
- a CDS encoding DUF4956 domain-containing protein, whose translation MSFQDIFNEGFLESATSISATSIGITLLLAFMIGIFIFQIYKKTYQSVVYTKSFNISLVMMTMVTSLVILAVTSNVVLSLGMVGALSIVRFRSAVKDPMDIVFMFWAIAAGIITGAGFYLLAVVGSFVLGIIIYVLTKNVKQETPYMLLINFSDESAEQQILDKIKVTVAKYLVRSKTVDAGGSELTIELRIKDGETAFINELNRIKSVSNAMLVSSNEYSV comes from the coding sequence ATGTCATTTCAAGATATTTTTAATGAAGGATTTTTAGAGAGTGCAACCAGTATATCAGCTACATCCATAGGTATAACATTACTATTAGCATTTATGATTGGTATTTTTATTTTTCAAATCTATAAGAAAACATACCAAAGTGTAGTTTATACAAAGAGTTTTAATATATCTCTAGTCATGATGACTATGGTGACATCTCTCGTAATTTTAGCAGTAACCTCTAATGTAGTCTTATCTCTAGGTATGGTTGGTGCATTAAGTATCGTTCGTTTTAGAAGTGCGGTTAAAGACCCTATGGATATTGTATTTATGTTTTGGGCTATTGCAGCAGGAATTATAACTGGCGCAGGATTCTATCTCCTAGCCGTTGTAGGTTCTTTTGTTCTTGGCATCATCATTTATGTTTTAACTAAAAATGTTAAACAAGAGACCCCTTATATGCTATTAATTAACTTTAGTGATGAATCAGCGGAGCAGCAAATATTGGATAAAATCAAAGTAACAGTTGCTAAATATTTGGTAAGGTCTAAAACGGTAGATGCTGGGGGATCAGAATTAACCATTGAGCTAAGAATTAAAGATGGTGAGACAGCCTTTATCAATGAATTGAATAGGATTAAGTCTGTATCTAACGCTATGCTTGTGAGCAGCAATGAGTATTCTGTCTAA
- a CDS encoding polyphosphate polymerase domain-containing protein — MLGKRHELKYMVSKMDYLVMVRRLDKLLRRDNHCKGKGYTITSLYFDDLNNRAYKEKINGEAIRHKYRIRYYNDNLDFIKLERKSKINQMTMKIAKPLEREEVIKIYNEDSRFLLNKEGYLYHDFYRQLNHRLIQPKVIIKYDREAFTHPLGDLRITFDQNVKTANTQTVIFDDDIHYISALEPNQVIVEVKFNGVLPDYIRNLIQTGNVMQASASKYIFSRKYNNYV, encoded by the coding sequence ATGCTTGGTAAAAGACATGAATTAAAATACATGGTGAGTAAAATGGATTATTTAGTTATGGTAAGACGTCTTGATAAGTTATTAAGAAGAGATAATCATTGTAAAGGTAAGGGCTATACAATCACAAGCCTCTATTTTGATGATCTTAATAATCGAGCCTACAAGGAAAAAATAAATGGTGAAGCTATTCGTCATAAATACCGTATTCGCTATTATAATGATAATTTAGATTTTATCAAATTAGAAAGAAAATCAAAAATTAATCAAATGACCATGAAAATAGCTAAACCTCTTGAGAGAGAAGAAGTTATTAAAATATATAATGAAGATTCTCGTTTCTTATTAAATAAAGAGGGTTATCTCTATCATGATTTTTATCGCCAACTCAATCATCGCTTAATACAACCCAAAGTCATTATAAAATATGATCGAGAAGCTTTTACCCATCCTTTAGGTGATCTTAGAATAACTTTTGATCAAAATGTGAAGACAGCCAACACTCAAACTGTTATATTTGATGATGATATTCATTATATATCAGCGTTAGAACCCAACCAAGTCATCGTGGAAGTGAAATTTAATGGTGTATTACCTGACTATATACGAAATCTCATCCAAACAGGCAATGTCATGCAAGCATCAGCGTCTAAATATATTTTTTCAAGAAAATACAATAATTATGTTTAA